From a single Fusobacterium pseudoperiodonticum genomic region:
- a CDS encoding DUF4299 family protein, producing MSISFCIKNKRKIISYEPVLTVKEALALSDKELNVFAIPDMNINELLSSPLSNYECLLIGAKNESARGFELSYDKKNKDYVVRIFTPSSREDWLLALNYIKTLAKKFNSEIENSRGEIYTLKELDKFDYESDILYGISSISAKINDREGAQYIILGLNRLVVFNKKMLDKIYSSGNTIDAFSTIVREIQYLDASSAPQNFFKNNDDGKIMGNYTLVEGIRTILPYIPNVEFENSSIVRNEDISVWNITLLIIELNKNDGKNYYCLAGNLEYDKFIKKLSTDKYKFIDGAYIMLEPLTKEEILKLLDGE from the coding sequence ATGAGTATAAGTTTTTGCATAAAAAATAAGAGAAAAATTATAAGTTATGAGCCGGTCTTAACTGTTAAGGAAGCTTTAGCTTTATCTGACAAGGAACTTAATGTATTTGCCATTCCTGATATGAATATTAATGAGTTGTTATCATCCCCTCTTTCTAATTATGAATGTCTTTTAATAGGTGCTAAAAATGAAAGTGCAAGAGGTTTTGAACTATCTTATGATAAAAAGAATAAGGACTATGTTGTAAGAATTTTTACTCCTTCATCAAGAGAAGATTGGCTTTTAGCATTGAACTATATAAAAACTTTAGCCAAGAAGTTTAATTCTGAAATTGAGAATAGTAGAGGAGAGATATATACTCTCAAAGAGTTAGATAAATTTGACTATGAAAGTGATATACTTTATGGGATATCTTCTATTTCAGCAAAAATAAATGATAGAGAAGGAGCACAGTATATAATTTTAGGACTAAATAGACTTGTAGTTTTTAATAAAAAAATGTTGGATAAAATATATAGTTCAGGTAATACTATAGATGCTTTTTCGACTATAGTGAGAGAAATACAATATTTAGATGCTTCTTCAGCACCTCAGAATTTCTTTAAGAATAATGATGATGGCAAGATTATGGGGAATTATACACTTGTTGAAGGGATTAGAACAATACTTCCATATATTCCCAATGTAGAATTTGAAAATTCAAGTATAGTAAGGAATGAAGATATTTCTGTTTGGAACATTACTTTATTGATTATAGAATTAAATAAAAATGATGGAAAAAATTACTATTGTTTGGCGGGAAATTTAGAATATGATAAGTTTATAAAAAAATTATCTACAGATAAATATAAATTTATAGATGGGGCATATATTATGCTTGAGCCACTGACTAAGGAAGAAATTTTAAAATTATTAGATGGAGAATAG